A single genomic interval of Staphylococcus hyicus harbors:
- a CDS encoding aldo/keto reductase: MQKNTLKSGLQLSEMGLGCMSLGIDFKQAQAIIETALDSGITYFDTADIYDKGINEEIVGKALKPYQNRDDIVIGTKVGNHLKENGETFWDPSKQYIKENVKQSLRRLQLDYLDLYMLHGGTIDDPLDETISAFDELKKEGLIKAYGISSIRPNVIQYYLQHSQIETIMSQFSLIDNRPETLLKDIEAKGVKVLARGPVFKGLLTDNYDNVLAKKFKDGIFDYSYDDLKKTIDTLYEYEPQLTALSFSYLKSFDVLGSIISGASSPEQIRENVKQYELNISEDKIQHARQCVKNIEYDQHLN, translated from the coding sequence ATGCAAAAGAATACGTTAAAAAGCGGGCTTCAATTATCTGAAATGGGATTGGGATGTATGAGTCTTGGAATTGATTTTAAACAAGCGCAAGCCATTATAGAGACGGCGTTAGACTCAGGTATCACATATTTTGACACTGCAGATATATATGACAAAGGCATCAACGAGGAAATTGTAGGAAAAGCATTAAAACCCTATCAAAACCGAGACGATATCGTAATTGGTACTAAAGTGGGAAATCATCTAAAAGAGAATGGCGAAACATTTTGGGACCCTTCAAAACAATATATAAAAGAAAACGTCAAACAATCTTTACGGCGCCTCCAACTAGATTATCTGGATTTATATATGCTCCATGGAGGAACGATAGACGACCCATTGGATGAAACGATCAGTGCTTTCGATGAATTAAAAAAAGAAGGTCTGATTAAAGCGTATGGCATATCATCTATTCGGCCAAATGTGATTCAATATTATTTACAACATAGTCAAATTGAAACGATTATGTCCCAATTTAGTTTAATTGATAATAGACCGGAAACGCTTTTAAAAGATATAGAAGCTAAAGGTGTTAAAGTGTTAGCAAGAGGACCTGTGTTTAAAGGACTACTTACAGATAACTATGATAATGTCTTAGCAAAGAAATTTAAAGATGGTATTTTTGATTATTCATACGATGACCTTAAAAAGACTATAGACACCTTATATGAGTACGAACCTCAACTTACCGCATTGTCCTTCAGTTATTTAAAGTCCTTTGATGTGTTAGGGTCAATCATTTCAGGCGCGAGTTCACCCGAACAAATAAGAGAAAATGTGAAACAATATGAGCTGAATATTTCAGAAGATAAAATTCAGCATGCGCGTCAATGCGTTAAAAATATTGAATACGATCAACATTTAAATTAA
- a CDS encoding NUDIX hydrolase: MSFQEKTISKNTIYEGKIITVEKHLVELPNQATSYREVVKHNGAVAICALTPENEVILVKQYRKALEDTLLEIPAGKLEPGERRISAAKRELEEETGYIADDLELIGEVYGTPGFANELISIYFAENLKKGEMQLDEDEFVEKIYFTMNDVKKAVEGREIKDAKTLIAFQYLLSHYNHSK; the protein is encoded by the coding sequence ATGTCATTTCAAGAAAAAACAATTTCAAAAAATACAATATATGAAGGTAAAATCATTACGGTTGAAAAACATTTAGTAGAACTCCCCAATCAAGCAACATCCTACCGTGAAGTCGTTAAACACAACGGTGCTGTCGCTATTTGTGCTTTGACTCCTGAAAATGAAGTTATCTTAGTTAAACAATATCGAAAAGCGTTAGAGGATACATTATTAGAAATTCCAGCTGGTAAATTAGAACCGGGTGAACGTCGAATCTCCGCTGCCAAAAGAGAACTTGAAGAAGAAACCGGATACATCGCAGACGATCTTGAACTCATAGGTGAAGTTTACGGAACACCTGGTTTTGCCAATGAGTTAATCTCAATTTATTTTGCAGAAAATCTGAAAAAAGGGGAGATGCAGTTAGATGAAGATGAATTTGTTGAGAAAATCTATTTTACTATGAACGATGTTAAAAAAGCAGTTGAAGGCCGTGAAATCAAGGATGCTAAAACATTAATAGCGTTCCAGTATCTATTATCACATTATAATCATTCTAAATAA
- the fur gene encoding ferric iron uptake transcriptional regulator has translation MEERLNRVKQQLQQSSYKLTPQREATVRVLIENEADHLSAEDVYLKVKEKAPEIGLATVYRTLELLADLKVVDKVSFGDGVARFDLRKEGSEHFHHHLVCMECGRVDEIDEDLLPQVEERVEREFNFKILDHRLTFHGICESCQNNNKAK, from the coding sequence GTGGAAGAACGATTAAATCGCGTGAAGCAACAATTACAACAATCTTCATATAAACTCACACCGCAAAGGGAAGCGACAGTGAGAGTATTAATTGAAAACGAAGCTGACCATTTAAGTGCAGAGGATGTTTACTTAAAGGTAAAAGAAAAAGCACCTGAGATAGGACTTGCTACAGTTTACCGTACGTTAGAGCTACTCGCAGACTTAAAAGTTGTAGACAAAGTGAGCTTTGGAGATGGCGTGGCCCGTTTCGACTTGCGTAAAGAAGGATCTGAACACTTCCATCATCATTTAGTTTGCATGGAGTGTGGCCGCGTTGATGAAATTGATGAAGATTTATTACCACAAGTAGAAGAGCGTGTAGAGCGGGAATTTAATTTCAAAATACTGGATCACCGTTTGACATTTCATGGCATTTGCGAATCATGTCAAAATAATAATAAAGCTAAATAA
- the xerD gene encoding site-specific tyrosine recombinase XerD, with the protein MQDAIDEYLRFIQLEKGLSENTIAAYRRDLNHYLNYLQTRKITHLDFIDRQTLQQWFGVLHDEGRSTKSIARFTSTIRSFHQFALREKFSSNDPTVLIETPKYERKLPDVLSVEEIDVLLCTPDISKNNGYRDRTMLELLYATGMRVSELISIEVEDINLMMGFVKVFGKGNKERIVPLGETVIDFLRNYMETVRPQLLKKHVTHTLFLNMHGKPLTRQGIWKMIKLTGQKAGIQKRLTPHTLRHSFATHLLENGADLRAVQEMLGHSDISTTQLYTHVSKTQIRKMYQEYHPRA; encoded by the coding sequence ATGCAAGACGCTATCGATGAATATTTAAGATTTATTCAACTTGAAAAAGGATTGTCAGAAAATACAATTGCAGCATATCGTCGAGATTTAAATCATTATTTAAATTATTTACAAACGCGCAAAATCACACACCTTGATTTTATTGACCGTCAAACATTACAGCAATGGTTTGGCGTGTTGCATGATGAAGGCCGTTCAACGAAATCGATTGCACGTTTCACTTCGACTATTAGAAGTTTTCATCAATTTGCCTTACGCGAAAAATTCTCATCTAACGATCCAACCGTTCTTATTGAAACGCCTAAATATGAGCGGAAGTTACCGGATGTATTATCTGTAGAGGAAATTGATGTTTTACTTTGTACGCCTGACATTTCAAAAAACAACGGCTATCGTGACCGAACAATGTTAGAACTTTTATATGCTACTGGCATGCGGGTATCAGAACTGATAAGTATTGAGGTAGAAGACATTAACTTGATGATGGGCTTTGTGAAAGTGTTCGGAAAAGGAAATAAAGAGCGCATTGTGCCGCTCGGCGAAACAGTCATTGATTTTCTACGAAACTATATGGAAACTGTGCGCCCCCAATTATTAAAAAAACATGTAACACACACGCTATTTTTAAATATGCATGGCAAGCCTTTAACAAGGCAAGGAATATGGAAAATGATCAAACTAACAGGACAAAAAGCCGGTATTCAAAAACGGCTCACGCCTCATACGTTAAGACATTCATTTGCAACGCATTTACTTGAAAATGGTGCCGATTTACGGGCGGTACAAGAAATGTTAGGACACTCTGATATTTCTACAACACAATTATATACACATGTCTCAAAAACACAAATTAGGAAAATGTATCAAGAATACCATCCACGTGCTTAA
- a CDS encoding DUF309 domain-containing protein, with protein MHQQLIEFYVQFHQKQHYFLCHDILEDAWKAQASFTKEDPVVALILIATGCYHHRRGNFAGAHRSYKKALNTIRQHDEATYKDLGVKYHQFEVLLIQLIASTERKQCFTPIVIPLTHKMLENILTHYPNYHILTTVTASPYILHHHKLRNRDEVIEARMQALQNKKR; from the coding sequence TTGCATCAACAACTTATAGAATTTTATGTACAGTTTCATCAAAAACAACATTACTTCTTATGTCATGATATATTGGAAGATGCATGGAAAGCGCAAGCCTCGTTTACAAAAGAAGACCCTGTCGTCGCCCTTATTCTTATTGCAACAGGGTGTTATCACCACCGCAGAGGTAATTTTGCTGGCGCACATCGGTCTTATAAAAAAGCTTTAAACACCATTCGCCAACATGATGAAGCAACATATAAAGATTTAGGAGTAAAATATCATCAATTTGAAGTTTTATTAATCCAGTTAATAGCAAGTACTGAACGAAAACAATGCTTTACACCTATCGTCATACCACTCACTCATAAAATGTTAGAAAATATTTTAACCCATTACCCTAACTATCATATACTCACAACAGTAACCGCATCACCTTATATTCTGCATCATCACAAATTACGCAACCGAGATGAAGTCATTGAAGCACGTATGCAAGCATTACAAAATAAAAAACGTTAG
- a CDS encoding segregation and condensation protein A, giving the protein MYEVKLEAFNGPLDLLLHLIKEFEIDIYDIPMKALTEQYMQYIHAMNQLEINVASEYLVVASELLMIKSRMLLPDIAQTDDDDEDPREELVEKLIEYQNFKAYASLLETKKEARAHFYTKTPSDLSHYEKSERMPEDTTIDLTELIVAYQKMKTRVALKKPTKVHIKKETFTIQQSTAHIHSKLQHQQSITFFDLFTFNETIEHVVTHFLALLEMAKTGMIQIQQTQAFDNFNITKGVNYDFKS; this is encoded by the coding sequence ATGTATGAGGTGAAATTAGAAGCCTTTAATGGGCCTTTAGATTTATTACTCCATTTAATCAAAGAATTTGAAATTGATATATATGATATTCCAATGAAAGCATTAACAGAACAATACATGCAATATATTCATGCCATGAATCAGCTTGAAATAAATGTAGCGAGTGAATATTTAGTTGTAGCAAGTGAACTGTTAATGATTAAAAGCCGTATGTTATTACCCGATATTGCGCAAACAGATGATGATGACGAGGATCCTCGTGAGGAACTTGTAGAAAAACTGATTGAATATCAAAATTTTAAAGCCTATGCCTCGCTGTTAGAAACAAAAAAAGAAGCGCGTGCTCATTTTTATACGAAAACACCTTCTGATTTGTCTCATTATGAAAAATCAGAGCGTATGCCTGAAGATACGACGATTGATTTAACCGAGTTAATTGTGGCATATCAAAAAATGAAAACAAGGGTGGCTTTAAAGAAACCTACAAAAGTTCACATCAAAAAAGAGACATTTACGATTCAACAATCTACAGCGCATATTCATTCCAAATTACAACACCAACAATCTATCACATTTTTTGACTTGTTTACCTTTAATGAAACCATTGAACATGTAGTCACACATTTTTTAGCACTACTCGAAATGGCAAAAACGGGAATGATACAAATTCAACAAACACAAGCCTTTGACAATTTTAATATTACAAAAGGAGTCAACTATGACTTTAAATCATAA
- the scpB gene encoding SMC-Scp complex subunit ScpB has product MTLNHNEIMTAILYTVGEDGIERKQLAEILEVDETQLEQYIQNFHIAGLTLHQFGETLVLTTTEEAEQYIEALIVNKGKTKLSQAAMEVLAIIAYNQPMTRSDIEMIRGINSDGPVKTLIAKGLVEPKQHPETRGQQLFTTDLFLNVFGLQSLEALPTTDEDEEEIENFFSELVNQKGATE; this is encoded by the coding sequence ATGACTTTAAATCATAATGAAATCATGACAGCCATTCTTTATACTGTCGGCGAAGATGGCATTGAACGTAAACAATTGGCTGAAATATTAGAAGTTGATGAAACGCAATTAGAACAATATATTCAAAACTTTCATATTGCTGGTTTAACGTTGCATCAGTTTGGTGAAACATTGGTTTTAACAACAACTGAAGAAGCAGAACAATATATAGAAGCACTCATCGTTAATAAAGGGAAAACAAAACTTTCACAAGCAGCAATGGAAGTACTAGCGATTATTGCATACAATCAACCGATGACAAGAAGTGATATTGAAATGATCCGTGGAATTAATTCCGATGGACCTGTTAAAACATTAATCGCCAAAGGATTAGTCGAACCGAAACAGCATCCTGAAACACGTGGTCAACAGTTGTTTACGACAGATTTATTTTTAAATGTCTTTGGTCTTCAATCGTTAGAAGCACTTCCAACGACGGACGAAGATGAAGAAGAAATAGAAAACTTTTTTAGTGAGCTCGTTAATCAGAAAGGAGCAACAGAATGA
- a CDS encoding pseudouridine synthase, translating into MTQFERLQKRIANSGYTSRRKAEKLILEGKVEVNGKVVTELGTKVGPSDRVSVEGIPLELEDKLYILFYKPTQVITSVSDDRGRRVVTDYFDDLETRIYPVGRLDYDTSGVLLLTNDGEFTNLMTHPRYKIPKTYIAKIEGYILREQVKALESGIELEDGMTHPAKVKVKKQDKTKNSSLIEITITEGRNRQVRRMFEHFGFKVTKLSRVSFGPLDLKGLGAGEGRVLSPHEVKTLRQLATQGATK; encoded by the coding sequence ATGACACAATTTGAACGATTACAAAAACGCATCGCAAACAGCGGCTATACATCAAGACGAAAAGCCGAAAAATTAATATTAGAAGGTAAAGTAGAAGTAAACGGTAAAGTCGTCACAGAATTAGGTACAAAAGTTGGACCTTCAGACCGTGTAAGTGTGGAAGGAATTCCATTAGAACTTGAAGATAAATTATATATTTTGTTTTATAAACCGACGCAAGTGATAACAAGCGTCTCTGACGATAGGGGAAGAAGGGTTGTAACAGATTACTTTGACGATTTAGAAACGCGTATATATCCGGTCGGACGCTTGGATTATGATACATCTGGTGTTTTACTATTAACAAATGATGGTGAATTCACCAATTTAATGACGCATCCGCGATATAAAATACCTAAAACGTATATCGCAAAAATTGAAGGCTATATTTTACGTGAACAAGTTAAAGCTTTAGAAAGCGGTATCGAATTAGAAGATGGAATGACGCATCCTGCGAAAGTTAAAGTTAAAAAGCAAGATAAAACGAAAAACAGCTCATTAATCGAAATTACGATTACAGAAGGACGCAACCGTCAAGTTCGCCGTATGTTTGAGCATTTTGGTTTTAAAGTAACCAAACTTTCACGTGTATCATTTGGACCTCTTGATTTAAAAGGTCTTGGTGCTGGTGAAGGTCGAGTATTATCGCCGCATGAAGTTAAAACGTTGCGACAACTTGCAACGCAAGGCGCTACCAAATAA
- a CDS encoding response regulator yields the protein MTNEILVVDDEERIRKLLKIYLEREGYSVVEATDGEEALLLAQAHDYACILLDLMLPKRDGIEVATVLRETKETPIIMLTAKGEENNRVEGFESGADDYIVKPFSPREVVLRVKALLRRTQSQLTDHNEPHARDVISFKHLTIDNDAHKVLADDTPVNLTPKEYELLIYLAKTPNKVFDREQLLKEVWHYEFYGDLRTVDTHVKRLREKLNRVSSDAAQMIQTVWGVGYKFEVNENNETPE from the coding sequence ATGACTAACGAAATTTTAGTCGTGGATGATGAAGAACGTATCAGAAAATTATTAAAAATATATCTTGAAAGAGAAGGTTACTCAGTAGTTGAAGCTACAGATGGTGAAGAAGCACTTCTTCTTGCACAAGCGCATGATTATGCGTGTATTTTATTAGATCTAATGTTACCTAAACGTGACGGCATTGAAGTGGCGACTGTTTTACGCGAAACGAAAGAAACACCGATTATCATGCTGACTGCCAAAGGTGAAGAAAACAATCGTGTAGAAGGCTTTGAATCTGGAGCTGACGATTATATCGTTAAACCCTTCTCTCCAAGAGAAGTAGTATTGCGTGTCAAAGCACTATTACGTCGCACGCAATCACAACTTACAGATCATAACGAGCCACATGCACGTGATGTCATATCATTTAAACATCTTACAATCGATAATGATGCACATAAAGTGTTAGCTGATGATACACCTGTTAATTTAACACCTAAAGAATATGAACTTTTAATATATTTAGCAAAAACACCTAATAAAGTGTTTGACCGTGAACAATTATTAAAAGAAGTTTGGCATTATGAATTTTACGGTGACTTGAGAACTGTCGATACACATGTAAAGCGTTTGCGTGAAAAGCTTAATCGTGTATCAAGTGATGCTGCACAAATGATACAAACTGTATGGGGCGTTGGCTATAAATTTGAAGTCAATGAAAATAATGAAACGCCTGAATAA
- a CDS encoding ATP-binding protein, which yields MKRLNNVVIKLWLTILLIVTTVLILLSAALITFMQYYFTQQTENTLFENAKSINQVLDESKDRQSAIRQSDIMLEKNKGLIIIPDFVHFRNTNSIKEKMLEEIKENKAFDKVLSEKQSVLQHITVNVKGIDRTYVLLGYPAKDYQGQASAVFIYQDLKSIEDTNNVITIIILITALIFLGISTVFAFFLSTRITNPLRDLQTQAREVARGNYAKRVPVQTKDEIGALAMTFNKMSRSIQTHIDAITTSKNIRDTLIDAMVEGVLGMNHRREIILSNQMATNLLQEMPKDLKDKYDAQANQTFKTRRTEYQEYEINKRYFVIIMSYIERIQPTGESGLVVVMRDMTNEHHMDQVKKDFIASVSHELRTPISLLQGYTESIVDGVVTEPDEIREFLLIVLDESRRLSRLVNELLDVAKIDAEGVTVSKTEQPMQDLIQKMAIKYKQEALDLGLTLNFQMDGIMTCNWQYDFDRMEQVLTNLVDNAARHTKPGDCISISATETATDFILTVSDTGVGISPEHLEKVFDRFYKVDASRKRGKQGTGLGLFITRMIVEAHGGHISVMSKVNIGTQFKIKLPKG from the coding sequence ATGAAACGCCTGAATAACGTGGTTATAAAACTGTGGTTAACTATTTTGCTAATAGTAACGACAGTTTTAATTTTATTAAGTGCAGCCCTTATTACATTTATGCAGTATTATTTCACGCAACAAACAGAGAATACATTATTTGAAAATGCAAAAAGCATCAATCAAGTTTTAGATGAAAGTAAAGATAGACAAAGTGCCATCCGACAAAGTGATATCATGTTGGAAAAAAATAAAGGTTTAATTATCATTCCTGATTTTGTCCATTTTAGAAACACAAACTCAATTAAAGAAAAAATGCTTGAAGAAATTAAAGAAAATAAAGCGTTTGATAAAGTGCTTTCTGAAAAGCAGTCTGTACTTCAGCATATTACAGTCAATGTAAAAGGAATTGATCGTACTTACGTATTACTTGGGTATCCGGCGAAAGATTATCAAGGGCAAGCATCTGCTGTTTTTATCTATCAGGATTTAAAAAGTATTGAAGATACGAATAATGTCATAACCATTATTATTTTAATCACTGCGCTTATCTTCTTGGGTATATCGACTGTTTTTGCTTTTTTCCTTTCCACAAGAATTACAAATCCATTAAGAGATTTACAAACACAAGCCAGAGAAGTAGCGAGAGGAAATTATGCAAAACGTGTGCCTGTTCAAACAAAAGATGAAATTGGCGCATTGGCAATGACGTTTAATAAAATGAGTCGCAGTATTCAAACACATATTGATGCAATCACCACATCAAAAAATATACGTGATACATTAATCGATGCGATGGTCGAAGGGGTACTTGGTATGAATCATCGTCGGGAGATCATTTTATCTAACCAAATGGCAACGAACTTACTCCAAGAAATGCCTAAAGACCTTAAAGATAAATATGACGCACAAGCGAACCAAACATTTAAAACACGACGTACTGAATATCAAGAATATGAAATTAATAAACGCTATTTTGTCATTATTATGAGTTATATCGAACGCATTCAGCCAACAGGTGAGAGTGGATTAGTTGTGGTTATGCGTGATATGACAAATGAGCATCATATGGATCAGGTAAAAAAAGATTTCATTGCTAGTGTTTCACATGAGCTTCGTACACCCATCTCATTATTACAAGGATATACAGAGTCTATCGTGGATGGCGTCGTGACCGAACCTGATGAAATCAGAGAGTTTTTACTCATCGTGTTAGACGAATCCAGACGTTTATCTCGCTTAGTTAATGAATTACTTGACGTTGCAAAAATCGATGCAGAAGGTGTAACAGTAAGTAAAACAGAACAGCCTATGCAAGATTTAATTCAAAAAATGGCAATAAAATATAAGCAAGAAGCGCTGGATTTAGGCTTGACTTTAAATTTTCAAATGGATGGTATCATGACATGCAATTGGCAGTATGATTTCGACAGAATGGAACAAGTTTTAACAAATCTGGTGGATAATGCTGCAAGACACACCAAACCAGGAGATTGTATTTCTATTTCAGCAACAGAAACGGCAACAGACTTTATTCTTACTGTTTCTGATACTGGCGTTGGCATTTCACCAGAACACCTCGAAAAAGTGTTTGATCGCTTTTATAAGGTGGATGCATCGAGAAAGCGGGGCAAACAAGGAACTGGTTTAGGGTTATTCATAACTCGTATGATTGTCGAGGCACATGGGGGACATATATCCGTAATGAGTAAAGTGAACATTGGAACACAATTTAAAATCAAGTTACCTAAAGGTTAA
- a CDS encoding ECF transporter S component, producing MKQRQTRRMILVGMLSAIAFVLMFLKFPLPFLPPYLTIDFSDAPALIATFLFGPIAGIMVELIKNLLNFFFNMSDPIGPVANFLAGTSFLLTSYLIYQKSRTQRALIIGLISATIITTIVLSVMNYFVLLPLYGLIMNLTDIVHNLKIIITAGIIPFNLIKGLLISIVFLLLYPRISSILKR from the coding sequence ATGAAACAACGTCAAACAAGACGTATGATACTTGTTGGCATGTTAAGTGCTATAGCCTTTGTGCTTATGTTTTTAAAATTTCCACTGCCATTTTTACCACCCTATCTAACGATTGATTTTAGCGATGCCCCAGCATTGATAGCAACATTTCTATTCGGGCCAATCGCGGGTATTATGGTAGAACTCATTAAAAATTTACTTAACTTTTTCTTCAATATGAGTGATCCTATTGGACCTGTCGCGAACTTTTTAGCAGGAACTAGTTTCCTATTAACTAGTTATTTAATTTACCAAAAATCACGTACACAAAGGGCTTTAATCATCGGTTTAATCAGTGCTACGATCATTACGACGATCGTTTTGAGTGTGATGAATTATTTTGTACTTTTACCACTTTATGGTTTGATTATGAATCTTACTGATATCGTTCATAATTTAAAAATTATTATTACAGCCGGTATAATTCCTTTTAATTTGATTAAAGGGTTACTGATTTCAATTGTATTTTTATTACTTTATCCACGTATCTCAAGTATCTTAAAACGTTAA
- a CDS encoding ferredoxin → MAKYTIVDMDTCIACGACGAAAPDIYDYDDEGIAYVILDDNQGTKAVPEELYEDLEDAFEGCPTDSIKVEEESFDGDALKFE, encoded by the coding sequence TTGGCTAAATACACAATCGTGGATATGGATACATGTATCGCATGTGGAGCATGTGGTGCTGCTGCGCCTGACATTTATGATTACGATGATGAAGGTATCGCATATGTCATTCTAGACGATAACCAAGGGACTAAAGCTGTGCCAGAAGAATTATATGAGGATCTAGAAGATGCATTTGAGGGTTGTCCTACTGATTCTATTAAAGTAGAGGAAGAATCGTTTGACGGCGATGCCCTTAAGTTTGAATAG
- a CDS encoding helix-turn-helix domain-containing protein, whose product MKTLIQYAYTQASPYKTEKSIYNIIIGKKSHQTFFDAVSLKLFSFYGINKNLSWNTFKSYIDDTNIKIKTIPTSNEATYETLTLTFECLQLLIQTLSNIKHHHTQFMPTTSHVHIHQHVKNLYFQIKSRQLEYNVKNEIYNLFDQLKSKHKHMVIHYFLTGYDESMYTPHQVSLIEGIESDLLKTYIYFDLFYLHALLKDSERFPFLSQCCASLNVSKAVYRTFLDLNEGHSIDKIAKMHRISLNTVYDHIVDLFINNYLTDITPFISNTKECNNFIQYYQENPKQRLKYYKNAFEMFSYFELKLMIIYISKGVHHAN is encoded by the coding sequence ATGAAAACCCTAATCCAATATGCTTATACACAAGCCTCACCGTATAAAACTGAAAAAAGCATATATAATATTATCATAGGTAAAAAATCACATCAAACTTTTTTTGATGCAGTCTCTTTAAAGCTTTTTTCGTTTTATGGTATAAATAAAAATCTCTCATGGAATACATTTAAATCTTATATTGATGATACGAATATTAAAATTAAAACAATACCAACATCCAATGAAGCAACGTACGAGACATTGACGCTCACATTTGAATGTCTTCAATTACTCATTCAAACACTTTCAAATATAAAGCATCACCACACTCAATTCATGCCAACGACCTCACACGTGCATATTCATCAACACGTTAAAAATCTTTATTTTCAGATTAAAAGCAGACAACTTGAATACAATGTCAAAAATGAAATATATAATTTATTCGATCAACTTAAAAGCAAACATAAACACATGGTAATTCATTATTTTTTAACAGGCTATGATGAATCTATGTATACACCTCATCAAGTTTCTCTAATAGAAGGCATAGAAAGTGATTTACTTAAAACATACATTTATTTCGATTTGTTTTATCTTCATGCACTACTTAAAGATTCAGAGCGCTTCCCATTTTTATCACAATGTTGCGCTTCTTTAAATGTTTCTAAGGCAGTGTACCGAACATTCCTCGATTTGAACGAAGGTCATTCTATCGATAAAATAGCAAAAATGCACAGGATATCACTAAATACTGTATATGATCACATCGTTGATTTATTTATAAACAATTATCTCACTGATATTACACCATTTATTTCAAATACTAAAGAATGTAACAACTTTATACAGTACTACCAAGAAAACCCGAAACAACGCCTGAAATATTATAAAAATGCATTTGAGATGTTTAGTTATTTCGAACTTAAATTAATGATTATTTACATCTCTAAAGGAGTACACCATGCTAACTAA